One window of the Shewanella litorisediminis genome contains the following:
- the mmsB gene encoding 3-hydroxyisobutyrate dehydrogenase, producing MAKIAFIGLGNMGGPMAANLLKAGHSVSVFDLNPTAVESLKAQGAGSGDTAQAIAADADFVVSMLPAGKHVRGLYLGTDTAKGLIEVVKAGCLLIDCSTIDAQSARAVAEAAAAKGLEFIDAPVSGGTAGAAAGTLTFICGGTDAAFEKARTVLANMGVNIFHAGGPGAGQVAKICNNMLLSVLMVGTSEALSLGIDHGLDPKVLSDIMKVSSGGNWTLEKYNPCPGVMDNVPSSKGYQGGFMVDLMVKDLGLSQEAALGSQSSTPMGALARSLYVSHARAGNGSRDFSSIFEHFAKGDKA from the coding sequence ATGGCGAAGATAGCGTTTATTGGCCTTGGCAACATGGGTGGCCCTATGGCGGCCAATCTGCTGAAGGCGGGACACAGTGTGTCCGTATTTGATCTTAACCCAACTGCGGTTGAGTCACTCAAGGCCCAGGGTGCAGGCAGTGGCGACACGGCGCAGGCCATTGCCGCCGATGCGGACTTTGTGGTGAGTATGCTACCCGCCGGTAAGCATGTGCGCGGTCTCTATTTAGGCACTGATACTGCCAAAGGCCTGATTGAGGTGGTGAAAGCAGGTTGTCTCTTGATAGACTGCTCCACCATTGATGCCCAGAGTGCGCGCGCCGTGGCCGAAGCCGCCGCGGCCAAGGGCCTGGAATTTATTGATGCACCTGTGTCCGGCGGTACTGCCGGCGCTGCTGCCGGTACCCTGACCTTTATCTGTGGCGGCACTGATGCGGCCTTTGAGAAGGCGCGTACCGTACTGGCCAATATGGGTGTGAACATTTTCCATGCCGGTGGCCCGGGAGCCGGTCAGGTTGCTAAAATTTGCAACAACATGCTCTTGTCTGTACTCATGGTGGGCACCAGCGAGGCGCTGTCACTGGGGATTGACCATGGGCTCGACCCCAAGGTGTTGTCAGACATTATGAAGGTATCCAGTGGCGGTAACTGGACCCTGGAAAAGTACAATCCCTGCCCGGGTGTGATGGATAATGTGCCCTCTTCCAAGGGTTATCAGGGCGGCTTTATGGTCGACCTGATGGTGAAGGATTTGGGATTGTCACAGGAAGCTGCCCTCGGCAGTCAGTCCAGCACCCCCATGGGCGCACTGGCTCGCAGTCTGTATGTGTCCCATGCCCGCGCCGGAA